Proteins encoded in a region of the Streptomyces violaceoruber genome:
- a CDS encoding aminopeptidase P family protein: MSEVYAARRTRLRERCNAGGSAAALVSRPANVRYLAGAAPHGAVLLLGRTEDLLVCSGSPDDRPTQGRPDESLPVRALSGPGGDPAVAATDLAADQGAESLATEDHHLTVVRHRAMRSVAPALRLTDLGQAVEQLRVVKDEEEISCLRIGAEIADQALGELLESILVGRTERHLALELERRLVDHGADGPAFPTSVGTGPNSGRRGHRPTDRRVEEGDFLSVCLGATYRGYRCEIGRTFVIGTSPADWQIELYDLVFSAQRAGREALAPGAACRDVDRAARQPLDSAGYAEHLPALTGHGVGLEIDEDPQLAPAAMGKLDACVPVTVEPGVHLPGRGGVRIDDTLVVRPEADGGPELLTITTKELLAL; the protein is encoded by the coding sequence ATGTCAGAGGTCTACGCGGCCCGCCGGACGCGCCTACGGGAACGCTGCAACGCGGGCGGCAGCGCGGCGGCGCTCGTCTCCCGGCCCGCCAACGTGCGCTATCTCGCGGGCGCCGCCCCGCACGGCGCCGTGCTGCTCCTCGGCAGGACCGAGGATCTGCTGGTCTGCTCGGGCTCGCCGGACGACCGGCCGACGCAGGGCCGCCCCGACGAGTCGCTGCCGGTGCGTGCGCTGTCCGGCCCCGGCGGCGATCCCGCCGTCGCGGCCACCGACCTCGCCGCGGACCAGGGCGCCGAGTCCCTCGCCACCGAGGACCACCACCTCACCGTGGTCCGGCACCGCGCCATGCGCTCGGTCGCGCCGGCGCTGCGCCTGACCGACCTCGGCCAGGCCGTCGAGCAGCTGAGGGTGGTGAAGGACGAGGAGGAGATCTCCTGCCTGCGCATCGGCGCCGAGATCGCCGACCAGGCGCTCGGCGAGCTCCTGGAGTCCATCCTGGTCGGCCGCACCGAGCGGCACCTCGCCCTGGAGCTGGAACGCCGCCTCGTCGACCACGGCGCCGACGGCCCCGCCTTCCCCACCTCCGTCGGCACCGGACCCAACTCGGGGCGCCGCGGTCACCGGCCCACCGACCGGCGGGTCGAGGAGGGCGACTTCCTCTCCGTGTGCCTGGGCGCGACGTACCGCGGCTACCGTTGCGAGATCGGCCGTACGTTCGTCATCGGCACCTCGCCGGCCGACTGGCAGATCGAGTTGTACGACCTCGTCTTCTCGGCCCAGCGCGCCGGACGGGAGGCCCTCGCACCCGGCGCCGCCTGCCGCGACGTGGACCGCGCGGCCCGCCAGCCGCTGGACTCCGCGGGGTACGCCGAGCACCTTCCGGCACTCACCGGGCACGGTGTCGGACTCGAAATCGACGAGGACCCTCAGTTGGCCCCCGCGGCCATGGGTAAACTGGACGCTTGTGTGCCGGTCACCGTCGAACCGGGGGTTCACCTCCCGGGCCGGGGCGGGGTCCGGATCGATGACACGCTCGTCGTGCGCCCCGAGGCGGACGGCGGACCCGAGCTACTCACCATCACGACCAAGGAGCTGCTCGCGCTCTAG
- the efp gene encoding elongation factor P, giving the protein MASTNDLKNGLVLKLEGGQLWSVVEFQHVKPGKGPAFVRTKLKNVLSGKVVDKTFNAGVKVETATVDKRDMQFSYMDGDYFVFMDMETYDQLMIDRKVVGDAANFLVEGFEATVAQHEGEVLFVELPAAVELTIQETEPGVQGDRSTGGTKPATLETGHQINVPLFITTGEKIKVDTRTSDYLGRVNS; this is encoded by the coding sequence GTGGCTTCCACGAACGACCTCAAGAACGGCCTGGTGCTCAAGCTCGAAGGCGGCCAGCTCTGGTCCGTCGTCGAGTTCCAGCACGTCAAGCCCGGCAAGGGCCCGGCCTTCGTGCGCACCAAGCTGAAGAACGTGCTTTCCGGCAAGGTGGTCGACAAGACCTTCAACGCCGGCGTCAAGGTCGAGACGGCCACTGTCGACAAGCGTGACATGCAGTTCTCGTACATGGACGGCGACTACTTCGTCTTCATGGACATGGAGACGTACGACCAGCTGATGATCGACCGCAAGGTCGTCGGCGACGCCGCCAACTTCCTCGTCGAGGGCTTCGAGGCCACCGTCGCGCAGCACGAGGGCGAGGTGCTCTTCGTCGAGCTGCCGGCCGCCGTCGAGCTGACCATCCAGGAGACCGAGCCCGGCGTCCAGGGCGACCGCTCCACAGGCGGCACCAAGCCGGCCACCCTGGAGACCGGTCACCAGATCAACGTCCCGCTCTTCATCACCACCGGTGAGAAGATCAAGGTCGACACCCGTACGAGCGACTACCTCGGCCGGGTGAACAGCTAA
- the nusB gene encoding transcription antitermination factor NusB translates to MAARNTARKRAFQILFEGDQRGADVLTVLADWVRHSRSDTRQPPVSEYTMELVEGYAGRAERIDELIAQYSVDWTLDRMPVVDRNILRLGAYELLWVDATPDAVVLDEMVQLAKEFSTDESPAFINGLLGRLKELKPSLRRE, encoded by the coding sequence GTGGCTGCTCGCAATACGGCCCGCAAGCGCGCCTTCCAGATCCTCTTCGAGGGCGATCAGCGCGGCGCCGACGTCCTGACGGTGCTCGCCGACTGGGTCCGGCACTCCCGGTCCGACACCCGGCAGCCGCCGGTGAGCGAGTACACGATGGAGCTGGTGGAGGGCTACGCCGGTAGGGCCGAGCGCATCGACGAGCTGATCGCCCAGTACTCGGTCGACTGGACGCTCGACCGGATGCCGGTCGTCGACCGCAACATCCTGCGCCTGGGCGCGTACGAGCTGCTGTGGGTCGACGCGACCCCGGACGCCGTCGTCCTGGACGAGATGGTGCAGCTGGCGAAGGAGTTCTCCACCGACGAGTCGCCCGCGTTCATCAACGGGCTGCTGGGCCGGCTGAAGGAACTGAAGCCCTCGTTGCGCCGCGAGTAG
- the bldD gene encoding transcriptional regulator BldD, whose product MSSEYAKQLGAKLRAIRTQQGLSLHGVEEKSQGRWKAVVVGSYERGDRAVTVQRLAELADFYGVPVQELLPGTTPGGAAEPPPKLVLDLERLATVPAEKAGPLQRYAATIQSQRGDYNGKVLSIRQDDLRTLAVIYDQSPSVLTEQLISWGVLDADARRAVASHDEL is encoded by the coding sequence ATGTCCAGCGAATACGCCAAACAGCTCGGGGCCAAGCTCCGGGCCATCCGCACCCAGCAGGGCCTTTCCCTCCACGGTGTCGAGGAGAAGTCCCAGGGCCGCTGGAAGGCCGTCGTGGTCGGTTCGTACGAGCGCGGCGACCGTGCCGTGACCGTGCAGCGCCTCGCCGAGCTGGCGGACTTCTACGGCGTCCCCGTGCAGGAGCTGCTGCCGGGCACCACCCCGGGCGGCGCCGCCGAGCCGCCGCCGAAGCTGGTCCTGGACCTGGAGCGGCTGGCCACCGTGCCGGCCGAGAAGGCGGGCCCGCTCCAGCGGTACGCGGCCACGATCCAGTCGCAGCGCGGTGACTACAACGGCAAGGTGCTCTCGATCCGCCAGGACGACCTGCGCACACTCGCCGTCATCTACGACCAGTCGCCCTCGGTCCTCACCGAGCAGCTGATCAGCTGGGGCGTCCTGGACGCGGACGCGCGCCGCGCGGTGGCGTCCCACGACGAGCTCTGA
- the pyrR gene encoding bifunctional pyr operon transcriptional regulator/uracil phosphoribosyltransferase PyrR, with amino-acid sequence MDKQQDQQQEARPVLEGPDIARVLTRIAHEIVERAKGADDVVLLGIPTRGVFLARRLADKLEQITERKMPVGSLDITMYRDDLRMHPPRALARTEIPGDGIDGRLVVLVDDVLFSGRTIRAALDALNDIGRPRAVQLAVLVDRGHRELPIRADYVGKNLPTSLRETVKVQLAEEDGRDTVLLGAKPAAPGAHP; translated from the coding sequence ATGGACAAGCAACAGGACCAGCAGCAGGAAGCCCGGCCCGTTCTCGAAGGGCCCGACATCGCGCGGGTGCTGACCCGCATCGCCCACGAGATCGTCGAACGCGCCAAGGGCGCCGACGACGTGGTGCTCCTCGGCATCCCGACCCGGGGCGTCTTCCTCGCCCGGCGGCTCGCCGACAAGCTGGAGCAGATCACCGAACGCAAGATGCCGGTCGGCTCGCTGGACATCACCATGTACCGCGACGACCTGCGCATGCATCCGCCGCGCGCCCTGGCCCGCACCGAGATCCCCGGTGACGGCATCGACGGCCGCCTCGTCGTCCTCGTCGACGACGTGCTCTTCTCCGGCCGCACCATCCGCGCCGCCCTCGACGCGCTGAACGACATCGGCCGCCCGCGCGCGGTGCAGCTCGCCGTACTCGTCGACCGCGGCCACCGCGAACTGCCCATCCGCGCCGACTACGTCGGCAAGAACCTCCCGACGTCGCTGCGGGAGACGGTCAAGGTCCAGCTCGCCGAGGAGGACGGTCGCGACACCGTGCTGCTCGGTGCCAAGCCGGCCGCCCCGGGCGCCCACCCCTAG
- a CDS encoding aspartate carbamoyltransferase catalytic subunit — translation MQRHLISAADLTRDDAVLILDTAEEMARVADRPIKKLPTLRGRTVVNLFFEDSTRTRISFEAAEKRLSADVINFTAKGSSVSKGESLKDTAQTLEAMGVDAVVIRHSASGAPYRLATSGWIDAAVVNAGDGTHQHPTQALLDAFTMRRRLVGRDAGLGKDLDGRRITLVGDILHSRVARSNVDLLHTLGAEVTLVAPPTLLPVGVETWPCEVSYDLDSTLPKSDAVMLLRVQRERMNAAFFPTEREYSRRYGLDGDRMAKMPDHAIVMHPGPMVRGMEITAEVADSDRCTVVEQVANGVSIRMAVLYLLLGGNEPAVSHARPTEEK, via the coding sequence ATGCAGCGTCATCTCATCTCGGCCGCCGACCTCACCCGCGACGACGCCGTCCTGATCCTCGACACCGCCGAGGAGATGGCCCGGGTCGCGGACCGGCCGATCAAGAAACTGCCGACCCTGCGCGGCCGCACCGTCGTCAACCTCTTCTTCGAGGACTCCACCCGGACCCGGATCTCCTTCGAGGCCGCCGAGAAGCGGCTGTCCGCGGACGTCATCAACTTCACCGCCAAGGGATCCAGCGTCTCCAAGGGCGAGTCCCTCAAGGACACCGCCCAGACCCTGGAGGCGATGGGCGTCGACGCCGTCGTCATCCGGCACAGCGCCTCCGGCGCCCCCTACCGCCTGGCCACCTCCGGCTGGATCGACGCCGCCGTGGTCAACGCCGGGGACGGCACCCACCAGCACCCCACCCAGGCCCTGCTCGACGCCTTCACCATGCGCCGCCGCCTGGTCGGCCGCGACGCCGGGCTCGGCAAGGACCTGGACGGCCGCCGGATCACCCTCGTCGGCGACATCCTGCACAGCCGCGTCGCTCGCTCCAACGTCGACCTGCTGCACACCCTCGGCGCCGAGGTCACCCTCGTCGCCCCGCCCACCCTGCTGCCGGTCGGCGTCGAGACCTGGCCCTGCGAGGTCTCCTACGACCTCGACTCCACGCTGCCCAAGTCCGACGCGGTGATGCTGCTGCGCGTGCAGCGCGAGCGGATGAACGCCGCGTTCTTCCCCACCGAGCGCGAGTACTCCCGCCGCTACGGCCTCGACGGCGACCGCATGGCGAAGATGCCCGACCACGCCATCGTGATGCACCCCGGCCCCATGGTCCGCGGCATGGAGATCACCGCCGAGGTCGCCGACTCCGACCGCTGCACCGTCGTCGAGCAGGTCGCCAACGGCGTCTCCATCCGGATGGCCGTCCTCTACCTGCTGCTCGGCGGCAACGAGCCCGCCGTGTCCCACGCCCGCCCCACCGAGGAGAAGTAA
- a CDS encoding dihydroorotase: MSKTLIRGAKVLGGEPQDVLIDGTVVEAVGTNLSAEGAEVVEADGKVLLPGLVDLHTHLREPGREDSETVLTGTRAAASGGYTNVFAMANTFPVADTAGVVEQVWRLGQESGYCDVQPIGAVTVGLEGAKLAELGAMHESAAGVTVFSDDGKCVHDAVIMRRALEYVKAFNGVVAQHAQEPRLTEGAQMNEGVVSAELGLGGWPAVAEESVIARDVLLAEHVGSRVHICHLSTAGSVEIVRWAKSRGIDVTAEVTPHHLLLTDELVRSYNPVYKVNPPLRTERDVMALREALADGTIDIVATDHAPHPHEDKDCEWAAAAMGMVGLETALSVVQETMVDTGLLDWAGVADRMSFKPAKIGQATGHGRPVSAGEPANLTLVDAAYRGQVDPAGFASRSRNTPYEGRELPGRVTHTWLRGKATLVDGKLT; encoded by the coding sequence ATGAGCAAGACCCTGATCCGCGGTGCGAAGGTGCTCGGCGGCGAGCCGCAGGACGTGCTGATCGACGGGACCGTCGTCGAGGCGGTCGGCACGAACCTGTCCGCCGAGGGCGCGGAGGTCGTCGAGGCCGACGGCAAGGTGCTGCTGCCGGGCCTGGTGGACCTGCACACCCACCTGCGCGAGCCCGGCCGCGAGGACTCCGAGACCGTCCTCACCGGCACCCGCGCGGCCGCGAGCGGCGGCTACACCAACGTCTTCGCCATGGCCAACACCTTCCCGGTCGCCGACACCGCCGGCGTCGTCGAGCAGGTCTGGCGGCTCGGCCAGGAGTCCGGCTACTGCGACGTGCAGCCCATCGGCGCCGTCACCGTCGGCCTGGAGGGCGCCAAGCTCGCCGAGCTGGGCGCCATGCACGAGTCCGCGGCCGGCGTCACCGTCTTCTCCGACGACGGCAAGTGCGTCCACGACGCCGTGATCATGCGCCGCGCCCTGGAGTACGTGAAGGCCTTCAACGGCGTCGTCGCCCAGCACGCCCAGGAGCCCCGGCTCACCGAGGGCGCCCAGATGAACGAGGGCGTCGTCTCCGCCGAGCTGGGCCTCGGCGGCTGGCCCGCCGTCGCCGAGGAGTCGGTCATCGCCCGGGACGTGCTGCTCGCCGAGCACGTCGGCTCCCGCGTGCACATCTGCCACCTGTCGACCGCCGGCTCCGTCGAGATCGTCCGCTGGGCCAAGTCCCGCGGCATCGACGTCACCGCCGAGGTCACCCCGCACCACCTGCTCCTCACCGACGAGCTGGTCCGGTCGTACAACCCGGTCTACAAGGTCAACCCGCCGCTGCGCACCGAGCGCGACGTCATGGCGCTGCGCGAGGCGCTCGCCGACGGCACGATCGACATCGTCGCCACCGACCACGCCCCGCACCCGCACGAGGACAAGGACTGCGAGTGGGCCGCCGCCGCCATGGGGATGGTGGGCCTGGAGACCGCGCTGTCCGTGGTGCAGGAGACCATGGTGGACACGGGCCTGCTGGACTGGGCCGGCGTCGCCGACCGGATGTCCTTCAAGCCCGCCAAGATCGGACAGGCCACCGGACACGGCCGTCCCGTCTCGGCCGGTGAGCCCGCCAACCTCACCCTGGTCGATGCGGCATACCGTGGCCAGGTGGACCCCGCGGGCTTCGCCTCGCGCAGTCGCAACACCCCCTACGAGGGGCGTGAGCTGCCGGGCCGTGTGACGCACACGTGGCTGCGGGGCAAGGCCACGCTCGTCGACGGGAAGCTCACGTGA
- a CDS encoding PH-like domain-containing protein: MTSVAPVILLAAEKESAEVTDWAARVGWVVGLGLFVALVYWLMREGWKWRGTLQGDLPELPAAPDEPGPAKLSMSGRYHGSTTAGQWLDRIVAHGLGTRSRVELTLTDAGLDVVRPGAADFFVPVAALREARLDKGIAGKVLTEGGLLVVTWAHGDKLIDSGFRSDHAAEHNEWVDTLNDMINKTETEGAR; encoded by the coding sequence GTGACATCTGTAGCACCGGTAATCCTGCTGGCCGCCGAGAAGGAATCGGCGGAAGTGACCGACTGGGCCGCCCGGGTCGGCTGGGTCGTGGGCCTCGGCCTCTTCGTCGCGCTCGTCTACTGGCTGATGCGCGAGGGCTGGAAGTGGCGCGGCACGCTCCAGGGCGACCTGCCCGAGCTGCCCGCCGCGCCGGACGAGCCCGGCCCGGCGAAACTGAGCATGAGCGGCCGCTACCACGGCTCCACCACCGCCGGGCAGTGGCTGGACCGCATCGTCGCGCACGGCCTGGGCACCCGCAGCCGGGTCGAGCTGACCCTGACCGACGCGGGACTGGACGTCGTACGCCCCGGCGCGGCGGACTTCTTCGTCCCCGTCGCCGCGCTGCGCGAGGCCCGGCTCGACAAGGGCATCGCCGGCAAGGTCCTCACCGAGGGCGGCCTGCTGGTCGTCACCTGGGCGCACGGCGACAAGCTGATCGACTCCGGCTTCCGCTCCGACCACGCGGCCGAGCACAACGAGTGGGTCGACACACTGAACGACATGATCAACAAGACGGAAACGGAAGGCGCACGATGA
- the carA gene encoding glutamine-hydrolyzing carbamoyl-phosphate synthase small subunit produces the protein MTTSTRGAHRTPAVLVLEDGRIFRGRAYGAVGATFGEAVFSTGMTGYQETLTDPSYHRQVVVMTAPHVGNTGINDEDMESRRIWVSGYVVRDPARVPSNWRSTRSLDQELAAQGVVGISGIDTRALTRHLRERGAMRVGIFSGNALPDEGTMLAEVRQAPEMSGADLSAEVATTEAYVVPAIGEKKFTVAAVDLGIKGMTPHRMAERGIEVHVLPATATVDDVYAVEPDGVFFSNGPGDPATADHPVSVMQGVLERGTPLFGICFGNQILGRALGFGTFKLKYGHRGINQPVQDRTTGKVEVTAHNHGFAVDAPLDQVSDTPYGRAEVSHVCLNDNVVEGLQLLDRPAFSVQYHPEAAAGPHDAAYLFDRFVNLMEGQRA, from the coding sequence ATGACGACCTCCACCAGGGGAGCCCACCGGACTCCCGCCGTACTCGTCCTGGAGGACGGCCGGATCTTCCGAGGCCGTGCCTACGGGGCCGTGGGGGCCACCTTCGGCGAAGCCGTGTTCTCCACCGGCATGACCGGCTACCAGGAGACCCTCACCGACCCGTCGTACCACCGCCAGGTCGTCGTGATGACCGCCCCGCACGTCGGGAACACCGGCATCAACGACGAGGACATGGAGTCCAGGAGGATCTGGGTCTCCGGCTACGTCGTGCGCGACCCCGCGCGCGTGCCGTCCAACTGGCGCTCGACGCGCTCCCTCGACCAGGAACTGGCCGCCCAGGGCGTCGTCGGCATCTCCGGCATCGACACCCGTGCCCTCACCCGCCACCTGCGCGAGCGCGGCGCCATGCGGGTCGGCATCTTCTCCGGCAACGCGCTGCCCGACGAGGGCACCATGCTCGCCGAGGTCCGCCAGGCCCCCGAGATGAGCGGCGCCGACCTGTCCGCCGAGGTCGCCACCACCGAGGCGTACGTCGTCCCGGCGATCGGTGAGAAGAAGTTCACCGTCGCCGCCGTCGACCTCGGCATCAAGGGCATGACCCCGCACCGCATGGCCGAGCGCGGCATCGAGGTGCACGTGCTGCCCGCCACGGCCACGGTCGACGACGTCTACGCCGTCGAGCCGGACGGCGTGTTCTTCTCCAACGGCCCCGGCGACCCCGCCACCGCCGACCACCCGGTCTCCGTGATGCAGGGCGTCCTGGAGCGCGGCACCCCGCTCTTCGGCATCTGCTTCGGCAACCAGATCCTGGGCCGCGCCCTCGGCTTCGGCACCTTCAAGCTGAAGTACGGCCACCGCGGCATCAACCAGCCCGTGCAGGACCGTACGACCGGCAAGGTCGAGGTCACCGCGCACAACCACGGATTCGCCGTCGACGCCCCGCTCGACCAGGTGTCCGACACCCCCTACGGCCGCGCCGAGGTCTCCCACGTCTGCCTCAACGACAACGTGGTGGAGGGGCTCCAGCTCCTCGACCGGCCGGCCTTCAGCGTCCAGTACCACCCCGAAGCGGCAGCCGGCCCGCACGACGCCGCCTACCTGTTCGACCGCTTCGTGAACCTCATGGAGGGCCAGCGTGCCTAA
- the carB gene encoding carbamoyl-phosphate synthase large subunit — protein MPKRTDIQSVLVIGSGPIVIGQAAEFDYSGTQACRVLKAEGLRVVLVNSNPATIMTDPEIADATYVEPITPEFVEKIIAKERPDALLPTLGGQTALNTAISLHGNGVLEKYGVELIGANVEAINKGEDRDLFKEVVEEVRKKIGHGESARSYICHSMDDVLKGVDALGGYPVVVRPSFTMGGAGSGFAHDEDELRRIAGQGLTLSPTTEVLLEESILGWKEYELELMRDKNDNVVVVCSIENFDPMGVHTGDSITVAPAMTLTDREYQTLRDVGIAIIREVGVDTGGCNIQFAVNPEDGRVIVIEMNPRVSRSSALASKATGFPIAKIAAKLAVGYTLDEIPNDITQETPASFEPTLDYVVVKAPRFAFEKFPSADSTLTTTMKSVGEAMAIGRNFTEAFQKALRSLEKKGSQFTFVGEPGDKDELLREAVRPTDGRINAVMQAIRAGATPEEVFDATKIDPWFVDQLFLIKEIADEIAESRELTADLITEAKRHGFSDQQIAEISGLGEDVVRQVRHALGVRPVYKTVDTCAAEFAARTPYFYSSYDEESEVAPREKPAVIILGSGPNRIGQGIEFDYSCVHASFALSDAGYETVMVNCNPETVSTDYDTSDRLYFEPLTLEDVLEIVHAEQQAGPVAGVIVQLGGQTPLGLSQALKDNGVPVVGTSPEAIHAAEDRGAFGRVLAEAGLPAPKHGTATTFGEAKAIADEIGYPVLVRPSYVLGGRGMEIVYDETRLETYIAESTEISPSRPVLVDRFLDDAIEIDVDALYDGEELYLGGVMEHIEEAGIHSGDSACALPPITLGGFDIKRLRASTEGIAKGVGVRGLINIQFALAGDILYVLEANPRASRTVPFTSKATAVPLAKAAARISLGATIAELRAEGLLPALGDGGTLPLDAPISVKEAVMPWSRFRDIHGRGVDTVLGPEMRSTGEVMGIDSVFGTAYAKSQAGAYGPLPTKGRAFISVANRDKRSMIFPARELVAHGFELMATSGTAEVLKRNGINATVVRKQSEGTGPNGEKTIVQLIHDGEVDLIVNTPYGTSGRLDGYDIRTAAVARSVPCLTTVQALAAAVQGIDALNHGDVGVRSLQEHAAFLIAARD, from the coding sequence GTGCCTAAGCGCACCGATATCCAGTCCGTCCTGGTCATCGGCTCCGGCCCGATCGTCATCGGCCAGGCCGCCGAGTTCGACTACTCCGGCACCCAGGCGTGCCGCGTGCTCAAGGCCGAGGGCCTGCGCGTCGTCCTGGTCAACTCCAACCCGGCGACGATCATGACCGACCCGGAGATCGCCGACGCCACCTACGTCGAGCCGATCACCCCCGAGTTCGTCGAGAAGATCATCGCCAAGGAGCGCCCCGACGCCCTCCTGCCCACGCTCGGCGGCCAGACGGCCCTGAACACCGCGATCTCCCTGCACGGCAACGGCGTCCTGGAGAAGTACGGCGTCGAACTGATCGGCGCCAATGTGGAGGCCATCAACAAGGGCGAGGACCGCGACCTGTTCAAGGAGGTCGTCGAGGAGGTCCGCAAGAAGATCGGCCACGGCGAGTCCGCCCGGTCCTACATCTGCCACTCCATGGACGACGTCCTCAAGGGCGTCGACGCGCTCGGCGGCTACCCCGTCGTCGTCCGCCCCTCCTTCACCATGGGCGGCGCCGGCTCCGGCTTCGCCCACGACGAGGACGAACTGCGCCGCATCGCCGGACAGGGCCTCACCCTCTCGCCGACCACCGAGGTGCTCCTGGAGGAGTCCATCCTCGGCTGGAAGGAGTACGAGCTGGAGCTGATGCGCGACAAGAACGACAACGTCGTGGTCGTCTGCTCCATCGAGAACTTCGACCCCATGGGCGTGCACACCGGCGACTCGATCACCGTCGCGCCCGCGATGACGCTGACCGACCGCGAGTACCAGACCCTGCGCGACGTCGGCATCGCGATCATCCGCGAGGTCGGCGTCGACACCGGCGGCTGCAACATCCAGTTCGCGGTGAACCCCGAGGACGGTCGCGTGATCGTCATCGAGATGAACCCGCGGGTGTCGCGCTCCTCGGCCCTCGCCTCGAAGGCGACCGGCTTCCCCATCGCCAAGATCGCCGCGAAGCTCGCCGTCGGCTACACCCTCGACGAGATCCCGAACGACATCACGCAGGAGACCCCGGCCTCCTTCGAGCCGACCCTCGACTACGTGGTCGTCAAGGCCCCGCGGTTCGCCTTCGAGAAGTTCCCGAGCGCCGACTCCACGCTGACCACGACCATGAAGTCGGTCGGCGAGGCCATGGCCATCGGCCGCAACTTCACCGAGGCCTTCCAGAAGGCGCTGCGCTCGCTGGAGAAGAAGGGCAGCCAGTTCACCTTCGTCGGCGAGCCCGGCGACAAGGATGAGCTGCTGCGCGAGGCCGTGCGGCCCACCGACGGCCGCATCAACGCCGTCATGCAGGCCATCCGCGCGGGCGCCACCCCGGAGGAGGTCTTCGACGCCACGAAGATCGACCCCTGGTTCGTCGACCAGCTCTTCCTCATCAAGGAGATCGCCGACGAGATCGCCGAGAGCCGCGAGCTGACCGCCGACCTGATCACCGAGGCCAAGCGGCACGGCTTCTCCGACCAGCAGATCGCCGAGATCAGCGGCCTGGGCGAGGACGTCGTCCGCCAGGTGCGGCACGCGCTCGGCGTCCGCCCGGTCTACAAGACGGTCGACACCTGCGCCGCCGAGTTCGCCGCGCGGACGCCGTACTTCTACTCCTCCTACGACGAGGAGAGCGAGGTCGCGCCCCGCGAGAAGCCCGCGGTGATCATCCTGGGCTCCGGTCCCAACCGCATCGGCCAGGGCATCGAGTTCGACTACTCCTGCGTCCACGCCTCCTTCGCGCTGTCCGACGCCGGGTACGAGACCGTGATGGTCAACTGCAACCCCGAGACCGTCTCCACCGACTACGACACCTCCGACCGGCTCTACTTCGAGCCGCTCACCCTGGAGGACGTTCTGGAGATCGTCCACGCCGAGCAGCAGGCCGGTCCCGTCGCGGGTGTGATCGTCCAGCTCGGTGGCCAGACCCCGCTGGGCCTGTCCCAGGCGCTCAAGGACAACGGCGTGCCGGTCGTCGGCACCTCCCCGGAGGCCATCCACGCCGCCGAGGACCGCGGCGCCTTCGGCCGGGTCCTGGCCGAGGCCGGGCTCCCGGCCCCCAAGCACGGCACCGCCACCACCTTCGGCGAGGCCAAGGCCATCGCCGACGAGATCGGCTACCCGGTCCTGGTGCGGCCCTCCTACGTCCTCGGCGGACGCGGCATGGAGATCGTCTACGACGAGACCCGCCTCGAGACGTACATCGCCGAGTCGACCGAGATCAGCCCGTCCCGGCCGGTCCTGGTCGACCGCTTCCTGGACGACGCGATCGAGATCGACGTCGACGCCCTGTACGACGGCGAGGAGCTGTACCTCGGCGGTGTCATGGAGCACATCGAGGAGGCCGGCATCCACTCCGGCGACTCGGCGTGCGCCCTGCCCCCGATCACGCTGGGCGGATTCGACATCAAGCGGCTGCGCGCCTCCACCGAGGGCATCGCCAAGGGCGTCGGCGTGCGCGGCCTGATCAACATCCAGTTCGCGCTGGCCGGGGACATCCTCTATGTCCTGGAGGCCAACCCGCGCGCCTCGCGCACCGTGCCCTTCACCTCGAAGGCGACCGCGGTGCCGCTGGCCAAGGCCGCCGCCCGCATCTCGCTGGGCGCCACCATCGCCGAGCTGCGCGCCGAGGGCCTGCTCCCGGCGCTCGGCGACGGCGGCACCCTGCCGCTGGACGCGCCGATCTCCGTCAAGGAGGCCGTGATGCCGTGGTCCCGCTTCCGGGACATCCACGGCCGCGGCGTCGACACGGTGCTCGGCCCGGAGATGCGCTCCACCGGCGAGGTCATGGGCATCGACTCCGTCTTCGGCACGGCGTACGCCAAGTCGCAGGCCGGCGCGTACGGGCCGCTGCCCACCAAGGGCCGCGCCTTCATCTCGGTCGCCAACCGCGACAAGCGCTCGATGATCTTCCCGGCCCGCGAGCTGGTCGCCCACGGCTTCGAGCTGATGGCCACCTCCGGCACCGCCGAGGTCCTCAAGCGCAACGGCATCAACGCCACCGTCGTGCGCAAGCAGTCCGAGGGCACCGGCCCTAACGGCGAGAAGACCATCGTCCAGCTCATCCACGACGGCGAGGTCGACCTCATCGTCAACACGCCGTACGGCACCAGCGGCCGCCTCGACGGCTACGACATCCGTACGGCGGCCGTGGCCCGCTCCGTGCCCTGCCTGACGACGGTCCAGGCGCTGGCGGCGGCGGTCCAGGGCATCGACGCCCTCAACCACGGCGACGTGGGAGTTCGCTCACTCCAGGAACACGCCGCATTCCTGATCGCCGCTCGCGACTAG